The following DNA comes from Scomber scombrus chromosome 7, fScoSco1.1, whole genome shotgun sequence.
TACTTGATGGCAGCTAATGATTaatctgtattttcttcatttattaagGGCTTTTGCTCTCATGATAACTTGTTTCTAAAAGCCCAGAGCATTATGGACAGAAAAGCTTAATGCATTTATCTGCCAGCCTTTAAACACTTCCCCTCTTTTCTGTTTCCAGACCTGCTGGAGAGCATGCGTCAGGCAGAGCTCTGCGACTGGGCACTTGACCCGGCACTCTTTACGTCCCTCTGTGATTCCCTGAACCGCTTCTTCACTCAGAAAGGCATGATTAATTCAGGGAATAACTCCCCGCTGGCCCTCGGCGTGCCTCACTCCTTACAGGTCCCACCATTCCCCTCTAATCCCCCTCCTACTCTGGCCAGCCTCACCCACCCCTCACCCCTCCCCTACTCTCCTATGGTACCCCCCGCCAATGGAGCACAGATGCCCCGGAGGGCTCTACACATGCAGGGACACGGCCTTCAGAGACCCCAACTGACACAGCCCGCAAGCACAGCCGGTAAGTGACTCAGTGGTATCCTACAGTAGTTTGTGAAGGCTTCTTGAGTTCCTGAGCAGTTCTCAGTAAAGCagaagttattttttaaaagcaagaaaTCCCTTTACTGTTCCCCCACTTCCTTTTAGCTGTACACTGAACTTGTCCATGTTTCTCTTTGTGTCCCAGCTGGGATCCAGCCTCAGACTATGGCACCGCGACACCGTCCCCCCTTAAAAAATCTCCACAGCAACAGTGAGGAGATCCAGGACGACTTTGACTGGGATTCTCTACTCGCCTGACACCTCTCGCTGTCTGTTGAGGAGAAAAGACAGCAGGAACTTTTCAGAGAAATGTGACTCTTCACAGCCGTCTACACTAAACTCTATGGAGAGGCTGCCTCACTGTTGTGTATCTTAAAGTTTGGGATCAAGTTTGTCACATATGACTGAAAGTTGTATTTTCTTCATTCAATCTCATATGCTGTAATCGCTTTTGTTTTGCTTATATTCTGCAGGTAATTGGCAGGGTGCTGTGTTAGATTACAGATTTATgttcacaaaacaaaataaaaaatgtaaatttattCATCACATTATCATTCTCAGTAAAGATTTCATATATCGGCGGCATGAAACAAGCCAAACACACatcctgtgttttttattttatttcataaatttcttttgatttttttccattttacttttcaaatgtgaatgttCACAGTCAACACCACACAAAGTTCAACCTTACCCGataaaagagatttttttttcttgttgatataaaataacaataaattcatcaaactaaattaaaagaACAGCATGGAGCATGTCATCAAgtccctgtttttttcttcttctttcattcattgaaataattgtcttttttttttctttaaagaagcATCAGTAGCACTCCCTCCCCGCAGGAAAGAGGGATGAAACACAAGGACAGTGGTGCTCTGGGAGACCTGTAAACCAGGGATCCCGTATGAAAAGTGTGATTGGAAAAAATCTAATGCTTCTGATCAAcacaaagaaagtgaaaaatagATTGGCAGAGAAATGTGTGACCCTTATAATACCTCATTTGAAATCCCAACATTACATAGTATTAATACAAGTGACAattttgcaaaacaaaaatatttgatgTCATTACTTCCTTTCTGAGTCACTGAAATAAGATCGAACGCAGGAAAAATGGAGACAGATTGATAAATATACACAGAAGCAGGCGTTTCGCACGATTCCATACTTGCACACTCACAAATGAGCATTCATAATCTCGTTCACACGatgctacacacacattcatcccATCATTTTTCCCAATGTCAGAGCTCTCTTCAGTTTTCTACAATAaatcaggaagaaaaaaaataagcatttgATTTAAATGGCATCGTCGTGTTTGATTTCCTTGTTTATTTGTTCCCaaatattgaaaaaagaaaagaaaaataaattatatttaacattaaattatattaaaagtgaaatagTTGAAACAATTTGACCACATTGTGCCTGAAATGTTAATGCAGGTTTTTCAGTCCATCTCTCAGTCTGGAGTTCGTTAAAAATCATCCTTCATGCACTCGTTTCATTTCAGTGATTCAGTGTTTGTCTTCATCTAGAGcgaggacagaggaagaggcAGGTGCAACAGTTTCTCTGCTCAGTTTGTTAGTGGCTAtttcccctctccctccatctttctctcagTGCAGTAATATTACAATATAGTAGAGTGACACTTTTGAAAATGCCTCCTGCTCTCACAGACTTACCTTCATctcagactgaaaaaaacaacatgaagaacaatacagaacaaaacaggattaaaacaaaataaatagatcTCTATTTCCCACCCAAAAATATCCCATATTGAAATGAAAGGAACTAAATGTGGAAAAATTactctgaaatgaaatgtaacgCTTTCGAAGGAAAAGATAAAcataattttagattttttgttttttttctttaaatatagaGATgtagacatttttctttttggacaCAAACTGTGTTGAAGggggatgaatgaatgaaggggGCAGCAGGTTTGACAGGAGGTGGAAACAGGTGAGCAAAGTAGTGGTGACACTTCCTCAAAGAAGAAAAGGATTGGTACTCGCTCCCGTCGTTCCTCCGCCTCCCACTGGTGCTCCTGCCcccatcattcctcctgttccaGTGGACCCACCCAAAATCAGCTGAGGAGGAGCCGCCCCTCCAGGACCCAACAGAGTCGAGCCTGGGGGCGCCATAGGCGAGAGCCCGCTGTAGGGCATGCCCATGGGGCTTGCCTGCATCATGCCCATGCCCATTCCTGGAGCCCCCATGCCCACACTCATTGGCCCCATGCCCATTCCTGGTGGCACCATGCCCAGCATGGGATTAGGAGGCACAGGACTGGTGCGAAGGCCACTCAGGCCAAGTGATGAGGGCTGAGGTGAGATGGAGGTCATTTGCGGGGCCACACCGAAGGGATTGGAGGAAGCAGGTGTTGGAGAAACCCCCCTACTGGAAATGGTGCTGCCTGGAGTCACTGCCATGCCAGGAGCAGGAGATGAGCCTGAGGGCCACAgagagaacaaaagaaaaaatcaacacaaatgAATAATTTGAGATCTTTTTTACTTATATATTACTATTTATTactattgttatttattattattacttattattcaGTGATCAAGATAATTTCTTAATATCTTATTCTATTCTTTCttaatgtcaacaaatcccattaaaagaccaaaaccatcAATATGTTAGTCCGTTTTGTGAAGTGAACCTTAGAGACTCAGCAATTTCCTAAATTTGAGCAGCTATTTGATACACATTTGGTGCCTTAGTCAGTATTAACATTATGGTGTAACTAACTCAAAATAACCGGCAGTGCTTGTGTTCCTTACAATAAAGGGAAATATCAACCAGAGCAACAGCTGTCTTATTGATGTGCAGGGCTcaaaattagcaccagccaTAAGCCAAACGCTGGTAATATATGCAAATGGCCagtagatttgcttcactcacaggccaaaaaaaatatattttttttttcagctggaGGACTAAGAAAATAAATTTTGAAccctgtttatgttttttttagtagtttGTTGTCACAACAGTGAGGGATTAAGGCGAGGACAAACTGTTGAAATTTGTTGACaatcagaaaaatataaaatatattaaacctTTTATCCTTTAATGAAATACTCTTTTCGGccatttacattttgaattatGACTTAATTTGACTATGAATATGAACACTGCTGATGATGTCTCTACCTAAAACTGCAGGATACATCCCACAAATAGAGATCTTTGAGAAGTTTTCTGTCAACAAATGTAAAGCTGAACTTTGTGGTGACTTCTCTCAGTTAACACCTCGTTAACATGACTGCTGTAACTAACCTGTATTCTGGAGGAAGGGGTTGTGTGCTGATGAAGAAGAGATGGAAGGAGGCGGAGGCTGTTTGGGTTTGGGTTTAGACGACACCAAGGAATCAAGATCCACCAGTGCTGCGTTGGGGCCGAGGAAGGACTCCGGGGTTTTAcgaacaggaagtgaggaacCAAAAGACGAGAGGTCAAAGGGTACCGGTGAGCCTGTGCTGTCACAGCCTGTTGCTGAGGACCCTCGTCGCTCGGGATCTCCTAAGAGGAAGAAACGAAAGTCAGTCCCAgacactgaataaaaaaagtttattaataaaCCACAATGTGAAACAGCATTACCACAAACACTTGGGGAGGATGAAATGTAGGACAAGACAACTGTTCTGTGTGCATGCAGTTGAAAAATCTGTATATGTAAACTATGAAAATCCCCACAAAAAGTGTGCACCAGTACCTCAGTGTTTGAGAGTCCGTGTAGCTTTAAGTGTGAATGTACCTGTGCCGTTAGTGTGTTTGGCGGTGCCACTCCAGATGTCGGAGGAGATTGGGTCAGAGGCAGGGACAGGCCCGTCCCTTGCCCAGGGGTCTACTGGCCCCCCCGAGGAGGAAGTACTGGGAGGCACTGGGGGGCCCCAGGGGTCGGCACTTGGGGGGGTCACAGCTACAGGGGAGACGCAGGGGAGGGGAGGGTTAACACAACACCTTACATGTACAATCCACAATAAGGAGGGAGCAGGAAGCTGGGCTGGGTTCCAACACAGGTGTTTCTCTCCTTGACCTCTCCAATGCCACTAACTGGACcagtgaggacaggtgagagcaGATTCTCTGTGGCTGTCCGTCATGTTACTTTCACCTATTCAGTATCTGAAGCTCAATGGAGGTAAAGGAGAGATAACAAGATGCTACCTTACACATTAGAAAGGCACAAAAGgacaagagaagagagagcTCTGGTTGAGACACAGCCAGTCCTGAGTAGAAACAAGAGGATAAAAATCCCTGATTTAGACACAGAAGGAGAATGGATTTGGCATGCTTGCTTTCCTCATTACAAACAGAAAGCATGTGAGTGAATGAGAAGATATGACAGCATGGTGACATGACAGAAGATGTAAAAGGGCTGTTATGTACACAGGAAATGGAACGGTtgagtgaagaggaggaggagtaaaggTCGAGAGGTCTTCAGATCCTCTTTCATCCACGGAGCAGCACACGCTTCTCTTTTGATACTCTGTCACGAGGGCACTCCCACCAACCTGAGAGGCAACACGTGGGCAGAGTTGTAGCCGTTTACCTGAGCTTCCCCAGGGGTCGACGTTGTTAACTTTGTTGGACGTCTCTCCCCAGGGGTCTGGAGGAGGGGCTATTGTGGGTGGGGCTCCTCCACCCCAGGGGTCAGAGCTTGTAGGGGATGTGGGTGACGCTACTCCCCATGGGTCTGCGGAGGTTGTGCCCCAAGGGCCTGCGGCAGGGGCAGGAGCAGGAACTGTGTGGGGAGGGGAGGGTCCCGCAGAGCCAACAGTGGCAGGGGCAGgggcagcaccagcagcagagCCCCCCCAGGGGTCCACGGCACTCAGCTCCATCAGAGTGCCCTGaatgagacaatatatcatagATTACAACATGCAGCAACAATCATATTCTAAAGTTAGTCCATGTTAAAAGAGGAAATGCACAAAActaaaaaggaggaaatacaGACTAacagaccaaaaacaaacatcaaagcAATCAGTTCATTCTCAGTTCCTTGTCTGTTGTGTGGCTTGATAAACCTGAcacaacatatataaatatatatgtatatatatcctGCAGTATGTGCACGGGTGTTTACAGTCCCTTCCACTCCATCAATGGCCTGAGGGTCACCTGTGTGAACCACAAAGACACTGTGACAGCAGAGACTTCAGGACTTGTTCAAACCTGAATTAAGCTAGTAATACTACCTCCAATAATCTCAcagcataaaatgtaaattacatgTGAACACATGCTGTCCCTATTAATTTATTACCACTActaatttaaactttttaatgaTTAGGTTTCAAATCTGTGGCTGATTTTATGAAAGACACTTAAATAACTGCTAACACAATTCTGAAGTGCACATAGGATTAAAAGAACAGAGACAGTGACAGACATATAAAGACAGATTTTACACACACCTCCTCTGGCTTCAGcttctccctcctgctctcctcGATGGCCATCTGCAGTCTCAGGTCATCGCCCCTGCGCAGTCGCTCCTCCTgccaatcacacacactgtgataTCAGCAACCTGAGACACACATCTCGGGAAGCTCATCAGGGCACAGACTCAGGATCACTTTACAACTCCATGACTAAAGGCTGAATCAGTGGTGTTCGTGACTGAAAACCTGATCTTTAAATCATGTTCAGTCACAAGTTAATTAAGGTAAATCAACAAGTCCCTCCACTACTTATGAGAGTTTGCAATTATGTCTGATTTCCACAGTGCTCCTGCAGAAAGAGTGCTTGTATATTTTAGTGAACTTTCTCAGAGAAAATAAGCTAATTCATAACTGCTGCCACAAGGCTACTTAAAATAAAAGGAGGAACTGTAGACTGTTGTTGTTGGATGTTTTAGACACGGATAGGATGTGAAtcccaacagaaacacaatacTGAGATTTAGATTCAGTTTCAACCAACAGTAGGACTTTAGAGGCTGTGGTTGGTTTGATTGCTGACAGATGTCACTATGAATACTACATGGAAACACCTGGTATTTATCTGTTTGTGGTGTTTGTGGTTTACTTCCTCATAATGCTGTGCCTTAGGAGCAGGTTCAAGTGCAATAGAGCTTCATCTAGTCTACTTGGAGTAAGTAAAAAAGGAAGTAAATGGTCCATCACCTGCAAACCTTTAAGAATTGCCTTGATCAGCACCGATACAGATCATCTGAGCACATCCCTACCTATTGTAACCTTTTATCATACCTCACTGTGAAGAGGATTGACTATCAAAAAGTACAAAACTGACTAATGCATGAGGGAACAAGCGGTTTCTGCTTTAGAAAAGTCTTATGCTTGATGCTGCTAAGTCAAAATAACAACAGCATTATGCCTGAAAGACCCTGGATTAGTTTATAAACCAAACCAGTCAAGCTGCAAAGCAGGTCCGGGACTCTAACCACTCTCTCAGTTATTAAGTTTTGCACTTAGTGAACACAGTATAAAGAAGTAACAACAGGAGATGGTGTAACAGGTACAATAAGGAAATtagcacattttaaatagagaCTACAGTTGAATGCATGCTGTCAGAGAGGCtaacaaagaagaaagagaaatcaATGCTTACAAACCACTCAGTGATAAATTACGTCAATTATGATTAATATTTGCCAATGCCATGCAAATTTAACAATTCAGTCATAGTTAATACATTTCTTGGGTGCTCACTTTTGTGCATTTGAAATATATCTTGACAAAGATTTGAAAAGCATCTACACTTTATTTTAGTGCACTAAAGAACGTGCTActgtgcagtaaaaaaaaattatctcAGTATTACTGCAGTCTGATGCAAATTTGTTTCTTGATGAAAATGACACATGacaaatatgaacataaattCATCTTTTTGATTGATCAATGTTTGATGTGCGTTTGAGAAATTCCAtgtgacagaaagacagatagTTGATGACCGGGTGGCCAGTCAGCTGCACGCACTCTCTGCCCCTGACCTTTTGGATCGTCTCTTTGCTGAGTGTGATTGCATAGTGGAGCTCAGCATCCTCCAGAGGGTCCGCGCTTGTCTGAGGGAGGTCAGGCGTTACATAGTGAGAGCAAAGCTAGTTATATGTATTGAATAATATCAGTAAGATCCCTATGTGTGCAAAGGTGCTGCAACAGGTTTAAACTGCAAAGCTAGGTATAGTTACACTTCTGCAGTTAATAGTCATATAATTGCTTTAGCCTCCCTCCAATTGCTGCTTTGTGTTACCTGCTCTGCTTCTTCTTTACTCATGGCCAAAGCCAGCTGGAGCTGCAGGTCCTCCTCTCCAGAGCTCTGCGGCCAGGCCTGCTCAGGGTCTGCCCCTCCAGAATGAGAGCCCACTGACAGGCTGCCCCCCAGGCTGGGTGCCGAGGGAGCTGAGGAGGCTGGGACAGAAACAAATATGCACAGATGAGAGTCAGTCTCAGGTTATTAACTAATCAGAGCTCCGTGCTATTGTGAGCCAAGTCGTTTTTCAAAACTACATCAGTGTGAACACTGATTAAAGCAGCTGTCTCACCACTGGAGGTCTGTGCCATCTTCTCTTTGGTTTTGAGGGCGTGgatcctctcctctcttagtctttcttcatctttcagCAGTGTCACTAACTGTTTGGCTTTCTCTCGCACATTCACCCCCTGGAAAAATACAAGTACAGGCCCACAATGACATGCTAGAAAAAAAGTATCATGCTTTTAATGTTGAATATTACATAAATGGACATAAAATGAATTACTCATGCAGTTTGTTACACTGTTAGTTTATCAGCTTGTAAACTACCATGGTTTCATTTGTCAACATCCCATAAAAAACTTTTATGACTGGCTTTGTAAGTTTGCACAAGAGGTCAGAAACTCTTTGTAAAGTGTCCTTGAATGAACCACAAGAGGCTTGTTTGACAATGTGTGCCCGCATTCCAAAGAGGTGGACTTTATCActaatcactttaacttttgtGGGCatggatgtgtttgtgtacctGGTCTTTTCCGTCCCTGTCTATGTACTGGAAATCCTTGAGGGTCTGGACTGCGTATATGTTCTCTCGGCACTGCTGGGCAACACGTTCTGAACCTGTCTTGATCAGGTACTCCATAAGAGTCATAGCCTGgtgaaaatataaaacaaaaactaatcaCCAACTGAGGAAACGGTCTGGACACACTGAGGTAGTCAAAGTGCTCATATTAAAGCAATAAACAAGTAGAATTATTCTTCAGTAGTTCCCATAACCACTCACACCTTAATACAAACAGTTACCTAGTCATAAAATTACAATGTGAAATTTGTTGTTGTGATAACAGTATACTGTGTTAATTATATCTCAATAATATTGATTGTGATAAACTGCCACAACAGACCTTGTACACGTGTCTCCAGTTCTTGCCATGGTCATTGAGGCGCTTCCACACCATGCTCATGATTTCTGAGAAGGCCACAACATTGTATGTCAGATCAGCTATCTCTGACATCAGAGAGCTGCTGGGGCCCCATGGGTCATTGGACGTCGCCTCCCTAACCTGAAAAACAACACCGCAAGGGACAAGCGTTAATTAACCACTACACATATTGTCCGTGATGAGAAACATTTTTGATCCATTACTttattgcaatttaaaaaaaggtccaCACTGTTCTGAGTAACAATGCAAACTCCACCAGCACACGAGCGGGAGGGAGGCAAAATAATGAATGGATAATGTGATTAGATTAGCTCATATTGTGTATAATGAGAGGAACGAGTGAGGAGGTTGCATCAATGAAATATTAGATTATCAGCAGTGACATAATGTCATCTGTGCTGCAGAGACAAATGGGCTGCACTTAAATTCGTGGACACATGAGGGATGTGGGTGTAAaagtgagaggagagaaaagaaaagccagatgagcagagagacacacaacCTTGATTTCAGCCTCTGAATAGTTGTGGACGATGTTCTTTACTTGTCGCCGTAGCGATGAGGTCGACATGGCAACCGGCGGGCCTTCGAGTTCTGTTGCAATCTGAACAGCAGATGGAGAAGACGGGTTGtaaaacacataacacaaacaGTTACCGGGCAAAAAACATTGATATTTCTAGCAAGTACAAATGAGTAAAACTAAGTgaaagcaaataaaagaaaaaaaagaacaagaaggatAAAGAGTGAAAAGAAGAGCACAAGAACAAGAGAAGAATGGAGTGGATGAACGCATGTGGAAGAGCGAGTGTAAAAGATTGAGGGACCTTGAATAGAACAATCAGTGTGAAAGACGGTGGCTATAGCAGATAATTTAAAATCATGTGATCTCTGGTATCCGCATGGGGAGAAAGACGGCGTcgtacacacctgttacacaaaAATGATGCAGAATAAGGGTCTCTCCTCCTGGTGTCTGTTGGCTTTTCTATCTTGTGCGCCACTCATTCACGGAGTGCTGTGTCtcagtttgtctttttcttcccGTGGCAACATTGGGTCCAAAAACCACAGGCGCAGGGAGACAAACTATGGagcaaacattaaaaataaacatatagtCATTTAGGGGTTACAGCTAAACCTCAGCAAACATACAAGAACAGGCAACTAACTCCAAAGTGACCATAATAAAATAAGGACAAAGCAGATATTCAGCAAGA
Coding sequences within:
- the epn1a gene encoding epsin-1 isoform X1; translated protein: MSTSSLRRQVKNIVHNYSEAEIKVREATSNDPWGPSSSLMSEIADLTYNVVAFSEIMSMVWKRLNDHGKNWRHVYKAMTLMEYLIKTGSERVAQQCRENIYAVQTLKDFQYIDRDGKDQGVNVREKAKQLVTLLKDEERLREERIHALKTKEKMAQTSSASSAPSAPSLGGSLSVGSHSGGADPEQAWPQSSGEEDLQLQLALAMSKEEAEQTSADPLEDAELHYAITLSKETIQKEERLRRGDDLRLQMAIEESRREKLKPEEGTLMELSAVDPWGGSAAGAAPAPATVGSAGPSPPHTVPAPAPAAGPWGTTSADPWGVASPTSPTSSDPWGGGAPPTIAPPPDPWGETSNKVNNVDPWGSSAVTPPSADPWGPPVPPSTSSSGGPVDPWARDGPVPASDPISSDIWSGTAKHTNGTGDPERRGSSATGCDSTGSPVPFDLSSFGSSLPVRKTPESFLGPNAALVDLDSLVSSKPKPKQPPPPSISSSSAHNPFLQNTGSSPAPGMAVTPGSTISSRGVSPTPASSNPFGVAPQMTSISPQPSSLGLSGLRTSPVPPNPMLGMVPPGMGMGPMSVGMGAPGMGMGMMQASPMGMPYSGLSPMAPPGSTLLGPGGAAPPQLILGGSTGTGGMMGAGAPVGGGGTTGASTNPFLL
- the epn1a gene encoding epsin-1 isoform X2, with the protein product MSTSSLRRQVKNIVHNYSEAEIKVREATSNDPWGPSSSLMSEIADLTYNVVAFSEIMSMVWKRLNDHGKNWRHVYKAMTLMEYLIKTGSERVAQQCRENIYAVQTLKDFQYIDRDGKDQGVNVREKAKQLVTLLKDEERLREERIHALKTKEKMAQTSSASSAPSAPSLGGSLSVGSHSGGADPEQAWPQSSGEEDLQLQLALAMSKEEAEQEERLRRGDDLRLQMAIEESRREKLKPEEGTLMELSAVDPWGGSAAGAAPAPATVGSAGPSPPHTVPAPAPAAGPWGTTSADPWGVASPTSPTSSDPWGGGAPPTIAPPPDPWGETSNKVNNVDPWGSSAVTPPSADPWGPPVPPSTSSSGGPVDPWARDGPVPASDPISSDIWSGTAKHTNGTGDPERRGSSATGCDSTGSPVPFDLSSFGSSLPVRKTPESFLGPNAALVDLDSLVSSKPKPKQPPPPSISSSSAHNPFLQNTGSSPAPGMAVTPGSTISSRGVSPTPASSNPFGVAPQMTSISPQPSSLGLSGLRTSPVPPNPMLGMVPPGMGMGPMSVGMGAPGMGMGMMQASPMGMPYSGLSPMAPPGSTLLGPGGAAPPQLILGGSTGTGGMMGAGAPVGGGGTTGASTNPFLL